Genomic DNA from Salvia miltiorrhiza cultivar Shanhuang (shh) chromosome 1, IMPLAD_Smil_shh, whole genome shotgun sequence:
aacaccggtatataccggtttttcggcatataccgcggtatcggtatatatcGGTATACTGCGGTATGAGGAAAATGATACCGTTGCCGTACCGaaaatcttcggtacggtacaataccgtaccgaaattttcggtataccgaaatttcggtattttcggtattttttcggtacggtaagtgcggtataccgatttttcggtattttgctCCACCCCTAGTTGAATCATCAGCTAGACTTATAACTCGGCAGTGAAATTTAAACTTAgtgcgaatagcctttagaaaaggtttgtcacttgtaaaatccttagttacacttttcagttaatcaaGTTCAGTCGAAAACAGATTTAACGTAAATAAGGaaaaactgaaagcagataaagaacaaaaggatttttacgtggttcggaaacaacATTCCTACtccacggccagatgattagtctgacaaacactctgggctaatgcatataggtgcacaacaaacctaccaACCCACTCTGAGTTGGATTTCTCTCTTGGCTTACCAGGTGCCAAGGAATCGATCTGTTTAATttttctggtactaaacaaccactctTGGCTTACCTGGGGCCAAGGAACCTAGCAGTTTAGTTTACCTGGTACTAAataaccactcaaacactcttttctctcggttgaaaaggggtttggACTATTCCAACTAAGAatactgagaacaggctctcgagTAATCTGTTCTAGGCTAAAGATAAAACAAGAAATGCCTAGATCACTAGGAGAGTTTAGAtaatcagctagactgattttacaatAATTGATTACTCTATTCTTCGATTCAAAATTCTATCTATGGAAATGTTGGCTTATGaatttgacagagcttcagcgtatgtcttcgAATCGGTCCTGATTGCTGGCgttcctcaagctctatttataggcgaagtcttgaatagatccgttggagagatggtcttcaggatttctgTCGTTGTGAGAGGATGTCACTTCttgggctgaggtggcaatcttcaGATACTCCATGTAGCAAGTATTGATTTGTCTTGTCCTTGGAGTATGTTACTTCTGCATCTTTACATGCAACAGGAAGCTTTGATACTTACAAAGatgatcttcaaatcttcggcATTTAATGTTGTTATACTTGAGCATTTAATGTGGCGTGTCTGAAACTCTTCACTTCAGTCCGATGCAGAATGTCGACTGGTACTTGATTTAAGCTCAGATTCGACGCTGTCATGTATTGCATGAATATCTTTGACTGGTGACTTCAGTCTTCGATCTTCAGTCAGCTGATCTTCAGTCTTTGCCGCTTCAATCAAGATAAGTGAGGACTAAACACTTGAGCCCCTAAAAAGAATGAAGACGAAGACGCTTTCTagtggttttggtatcatcaaaattaggacaatgatatttcatttatttcccAACATAACATATTaagattttatataaattttatttcctaaaatattattataattaaattatttaataatactACTTTGGTTGATATTAGGACAATTTAGTatcattataattaaattattacgTATATTGCTTCATAGGTGGTatggataattttataaatCTGTATAATTTTATCGggtttttgaatttataaaagaCCGTTTATTTTGTAGTACTCCCTCTATCCCACAAATGAAAAATTTTAACTCTTAAAAAAGTGTAGGCCCTATCACTTTTAACCAAATTACACATTCTTcctaatttccgtgccgaaaagttttaagatacttatagtgggacggagggtgtACTTATTATGAAacaatatactcccttcgtccacaaaaaagtGTTCCATTTGGGTGCCGGTGTTTAGTCATATTTTGTGATGATTCTTTTGGTGTTTATGTGCATTATGGATTTATATTTTTGGTTTAGTTCACTCAgtaattgattgatttgagcttatgCGCTTATTTTGTTATTTCAGGATTTGATGctctaattgattaattagtgaaaaaatatggagttcgaatttgacTGATTGGTCTTAAGAAGAAttgtagttcatctcgatacgagttcgtaggcgaaaacggatccaaaatccaACTTGTAacgagagagaacgagccaaaacaaaaaacATCACGCAATGCAGTCCGCGCTGACAACCCGCGGCCGCTGGCTTTTCCCCACGAGCGCACCAATTACCCCACGACTTGCCCACGAGCTCGCTGCCATTCCTAGCGCCCGATGGCTTTTCCCAGCGTCCGAGTACCTTTTATCCGCACGCCCGCCCCCGCTCAGCCAAGGCCAGCGCCCGCGCATTGCCTTCACACCGTCCCTCACCTGCTCGAAACCCCAGCGACCGTTGGGGTAATTCCTCTGCCCGCGCCCGCTCCCGCTCAGCCAAGGCCAGAGCCCGCACGTTGCCTTCACACCGCTCGACGCCCCACGCTCGCTGAGAAACCCCAGTGCCCGAGCTACTCAAGGCCAACGACCGAGGGCATTTCTCCACCCCGCACCTTTACACACGCAGCGTCCAGCGGGCACTGCCTTCGCCCCGCGACCGCTAGGTGTGTGTTCTCAACTCTTTTTGCGCGTTCAGCCTtaatagaaaagaaaagtgtGTTTCACTTTGGGGGATATAAAAGGCTGACTTCTCATTTCCTAGGGTACACTTACACTTTCCCAGGCAGAGTTCTAGCCATCGTTCCAGACATCGGTTTTTCAAGTTAGGGTTTATTGCTTTGATTTCCATCCTTACGCCTAGATTAATTCAATAGTTAGAGAATTAATTTCCGATTATAGTCATTTGCTGTAAGTTTCCATTTATTGCTTAGATAAACTCTAGATTTATGATTTtcattacaatatatatatttcttccCGTTTACTCTTTagattaattcttatttatgaTTTAGAGTGCTGTCTAGATAATTGTTTTATTGATTGCttgtttaattattgaattattgcTTTCCTCGTGAATCCTGGCGTAAAATTACATGTTATTTCATTATTACTTATTTACATTTGATttccgcctagataattttaaatgTTTTATGTTAATTATGTGCTAGTTaatgagagagagtgtcagacccaaaatATTGATTAGAATGTTTAGGTTTAATTTCTTGTTAATTGTGTGCAAGACGGGTAAACGCCCCGTTTAGCCTCCCTTGAGAgtacgacttgggttagcttattccactgcaattgacctcgtacgattgtgAGTCAATTCAATAGGTGTTTTGAGTTGAGTTAGCCGACACGGGTattaagaaagctgataaagttGTTTTGAGTGAGGTAAAAGTTAGAGAGTAGGGGTAGTGCTAATTACATGGGTTAAATAAAATAGTGGATTcattaatgacataagttgtaaataagtTGAAAAATAAAGGGCATGAATGTACAAAAAGATAAACATGACACTTTTTTATGGACGAAAAAAAAGGACAAGTATGACACTTTTTCGTAAACAAAGAGAATATTAGGGTGTCATGTGTTTAAAAAGGCCAATAAAACTGCTCATAGCCTAGCCTAGTTTACTCGCTCTTGTCCAGATTTTGTTTGTTGGGCAACGGGTTTCCCTAGTTGGTttagaaatattattttggatatttttttaatttaaacttattttttttccctcaaaaaagaaaaaaaaagtaggatgcCATAGTTATATTATACGGTTACAGAATCGATCACTTACTCACTGTGGGCAGGCATAATGTGCGCACTATTGGTGTGTCAatcttaattagagtaagataattttaattaaagtaagatatgttaattctctttctaaattaaaattgtcacatcattGGTGGACACACTATACTTGTCCACAGTGAATAGGTGATCGGTTCTATATACGGTCAATCATTTGTACCAAAGGAGCCTATAATGTCATGTGTAACGTCACTAACGTCTTATACAAATTTACTATTTCAACTAGCATGTATATAGGCGAAAAACCGGCCAATTATTTGGCAATTTTTGGAGTGTTTTTCAAAGGGACGAAAATTTAATAATCAGAAATATATCTGCACCCAACTGAAAATAAACACAAATATAAAGAGAATGATCCGTTCAAATAAaagtttttcttattttattaatcaaaaGTATGCTGATGAATGATCCGTTCAAATAAaagttttcttgttttattaattaaaagtaTCTTGATGTAATTGATATTTATATGATTTTCGACGTTTCGACTGggaaaaaatattttactaattaattgtattttatCGTCGCATTATTTTGTATACAAAAagaatattgtaatttttatataaaaatcacaTTATTTCACGTATATCAGtcataataatttatttacttaaaatTGTTGGAGcatattaatttctaatttgTAGAATTTGGATTACTTCTACTCGAATCATCTGTATATAATTGTGTTAATCTCGGTTTATTGGGTTCGTATAATACTTTGAAGAAAAAAACAATGAAATTCATATTATTACTCAGTTTGAGCTTCACGCAATTAAGACATGCATTCAATTGCAGTATGCTtaatttcctcaaaaaaaaaaaaaatgcagtaTGCTTAATTACTGATAATTTTCCCACTCAAATATTGTCAAAATTTAACCAAAGTATATAATTAATCATAATCTCTCCCTGAATCAAAACCACgattatagtatcatttacatattaaatttaattattcaaatacatAATCTTGTCGTCAAGAAATGTTCACTTTACATGGAGTATTATATTCTTCaataaaaaacacaaaatatccCCTCCACAATTCCTCCCCCAATTTAAACACGAACCCAAACACTACACTTTCAGAGTTTCACtccacacactctctctctctaaaattcACCCCCACCATTTTCACCTCTGCATTCTCCTCCACTAATGGCACCTCCACTCCTAACCGCACTCCTCCTTCTCCTCCTCGCCTCGCTAATACCAGCATCACAGTCGCAGGCGGCCACGTGTTTATCGCAGAGCTTCACGAGCAACAAGCGCTACACCTTCTGCAACGATCTCCCCTCCCTCAACGCCTATCTCCACTGGGACTTCAATGAGGCCCAATCCACCCTCTCCGTCGCCTTCATCGCCCCCCCGGCCCAGCCCGACGGCTGGATTTCCTGGGCCCTCAACCCCACCGCCTCCGGCATGGCCGGTTCGCAGGCCCTCATCGCCTTCAAACAGCCCGACGGGAAGATGGCCGTCAAGACGTACAACATCACTTCCTACCAGCCGCTCAAGGAGTCCAAGGTCTGGTTCGACGTCAAGGAATCGTCGGCGGAATCCTCCGGCGGCACGATCAAGCTCTTTGCCACCGTGGTGCTGCCGGAGAAGGGGAGGACGGTGCTCAACCACGTCTGGCAGGTGGGGTCCTCCGTCACCGGCGGCGTGCCGGACAAGCACGCGTTTCAGCCCGCCAATTTGAACTCTAAGGGCAGCCTTGATTTGCTCAAGGGGCAGAGCACCGCTTCTGCCGGCGGCAATTCGAATCTGAAGAAGAGGAATGTGAGTTTTGTTTGTGTGATTTGCTTAATCGAATTTTGTGTGTGTGATTTGCTGTTTGTAATTTCCTTTCTGGATTTTATGAGGAAATTTGGTATaatattatactatatactTGAATGACACATACATTTATTTGTTTGaatctaattaattagttgAGAAATTGGGATTTACTAGAAATAGATATAAAAGTAGTTTACTAGTTCAAATTCATTATTGGAACTTCATTAGTTTCTGGTGATGGGGTTAATAATTGTGTCAAATCTAGTTAGAAATAGGAGTTTGATTGATTTGGGGAAAATGTTTGGGGATTAATAATCGTGCTGTATTCAGATTCATGGAGTGCTGAATGTGGTGAGCTGGGGGATTATGTTCCCTACCGGAATCATAATTGCGCGATACTTGAAGGTGTTTCCCTCGGCTGATCCAGCGTGGTTTTACCTGCACGTCTCGTGCCAGGTCTCTGCCTACGCCATTGGGGTTGCTGGTTGGGGAACTGGCCTTAAACTCGGGAGCGAGTCCAAGTCTATTACTCATTCAGTCCATCGCAACATTGGGATCACGCTCTTTGTTTTTGCAACTCTGCAGGTAATGGCTATGGCTGTTTTACAGCAAGATTTTGTTATTATCTGCATTTTTTGATTGAGGGAATGCATAATTTTATCAAGAATTAGTCTAGGGCTAATCTTGATTTGTGATTGATGGGTGTGTTTCTGGATTATATATTATGAGGGTTTGGCTGTTTAGAACTGTATCTTTCGCATTGATGCTGAGCTTTGCTGGTATGTGGTGGTTGCTCGTTTGGCGTTATTATGTAGGTATTTGCATTGCTTCTGAGGCCCAAGAAGGACCATAAGCTCCGCATCTACTGGAATATATACCATCATGGGATAGGATATTCAGTCGCTGTCCTTGGCATCCTCAACGTGTTCAAAGGTCTCGACATATTGCAGCCTGACCCCAAGTGGAGGCGTGCATACATTGTTGTGATCGCGGTTCTTGGAGGCATTGCCCTGTCGCTGGAAGCCTTCACTTGGGTCGTCGTGTTGAAGAGGAAAAAGGCATCTACCAAACCCTACGATGGCTACAACAACGGACACACGAGGCAAGAACCTCTTGCTCCATGATCATTTTGCTTTGTTGCCTTATCTATGCCTATTTTTACCGTATTTGTATCTTAGATTCACTTGCTTGACTGAGTTTGTGCCATTTCCTCCTGTACAATAGATTATATAGTTAGTCTGGCATACAACCTATAGATACAggctgaaaaaaaaaacttatttttgcGCTGTTTCTTTACAGCATGAGTCAGGTATCTAAGTTGATGTTTGTTGCATGTGATCTCTCCATTAGAATAATGCTTCATTGATCATCAAATAAGGCACATGATTCTTACTTGCAAGACTTGCACATGGGCTGCCTTGATCATCTCCCTCGACTCGACTCCTCTGTATCGAGCCTTCTAAActcatatattttatttcatcagTACACACGTGACCGTGTGAGCTCCCAACCAAGCACACCATTTTTACATGAACATATGGGAAACCTTGATCTAGGGCTCATCTTCCTCGATTCCTTTGTAATCGAGTCTTTTAATTTCATCACTGCAAACATGAGTATACTAGGTTTCGATAAAGCACATGATTCTTACTTGTAATGAGTTTGCACATGGGAAAGCTTGATCCTCTTCGTCCCGAATCCCTTGTCGGGAATCTGATCCCGCATTTTATTTCATCAATACAACACGTAGGTGTGCGCCGCCTCGTCGGAGGTGTCGTGATCTAATTGGTGTAAACTCTTAACGGTCAAAAGTTTACTTGTGTGGGCATACAAGAAGAAAGTTAAAAGAGTGTGATTTGAGGTGTTTGGTCCCATTTATATATGATCATTATTATCATCTTTCTTTGCTCACCACTAACCACTTTCACTTTCATTATGCTCACGCCTTTTTTGTTCACATTTCAAttcttaatcttttttttttctttctttctttttccctttttgaattattttgacAGTTGTTACGTTGTCTTTTCAAACATGGTAAACACATTATTGAAATTGTTGTTAAGTCCACGAGTTGTCTTGGATTTTTATGTAATAATTCAATTGCTTTATGACATGGGATTGTGGTGAAAGTTGTCCGAACTCAAAGTAGGTCCCATGTTATACTACGAGTCATGAAATTACATAATTCTTGTAAATATTAGATTgagattttgaaaataatcatGTGTTGTAACATATTCAATAGGTACtagtgaaaataataaattctaaatggGAAAGTGAGTTCTTGCCGCATGACTACGTACACGACGAAATGATGAATTATTGTTTTTGAAATTGCacgtaaaaaatattaataaaaatactaCTACTTTTTTTAGTAAAGAAATCCTTGTTTGAGTGCTTGGGCTAAAATGTGGGGTTGAGAATCTCACAAAACCTAAATTACGATTTTGTCATAATATTGTAACATAAACGTGTCCTTTCTTTTATGTGACAGAATAATTTATTTGGTGTCCTTGTTACTTTTAATGAAGGTGCATTAAGAAACATAACTTAAAAACATTTCAACGAAAAAAAAGAGATTACTTTAGTAAAAGATAAAGTAAATCATTAAATGCATATCACACCatgcatatatatgttttttctttttaattgaattgtgaaAGTTATGGTTGAATACGGACTACTCTAAGCTGGTGGGACTCATGAAATTGATACTTCTTGTTCCACCTGTCGACGCCTAAGATATTTTTATTCTATCATTTTTCTTACTTACCCACCTTTTATCTTGAATGCACTAAGCGGGATTTATTCTATTTAATGGCTGTAACGTCCATGTGATTCGCATAAATTAGAAATTGACGTGACATctgtgattatatatatataagaatctCAAATATATTTCCCGCTCATTTTGGACCGTAGATGCAGAATATATTACTCCATTTTGCAGACAAACGATAATTAAAGTCCACGTCAACATAAAATAATGAGCATGGAAATTGGAATGATTTGGATGTAATGATGATGAAGCCGTGACGAATTTTATTAAGGAAAATTGGGcctacttttctttttcttttttaaaaaactgGTTAAAATAGGTGACGGAATTTTATGAAGGAAAAATGGgcctaattttatttatttgtttctaaAATCATTGCTCTCTCCCACCGTCCCACTAAAAATGACAtgtactctcttcgtcccaatGATGAAGACATATTTCATTTAAGCACGAGAATTTATGAAAATTAGATTAGAGAATTTAGTGCAGGTTTTAAATTGttttaactctcaactctctctctcatcttctctctcaaatctctTCGGTGGAATCGCCGCCGACCACCACTCTTCTTCTTCCCTCTGCTACGCCGCCCAAAATCGAACCCAGAAATCGCTCTCTACAACCCCCTCTTCCACTAATCCTTCTTTTTTCACCGGCGAGGATCCGACGAGCCATCGCCGCTGTTTCCATAACTTTCCCTTCGCCTAAGCTCCCTCTCTTCACAGACGCACACGTATCTCGAGCGATGGCGCCGCCGCCCTGCAAACCCTAGCCCCCAGAACTAGATCCGATGCGCCCCCTGATACTCCAGCCGTCGGCTAGGCCACGCCTCGTTAGAGATCCGGTGAACAGGCATGTGCCTCCGCTCAGTCGCTGTCCCCTTTTGTCATCATTTCTTTCCCATGTTCCTTAGGAGTACAAAATCCAgtctcttcctctctcaaatTGCCACCGTCGCTGTTGCATTTTTCGGTGAACAATCGGTTTTCCCCCATGCCCTCTATCTCTTTTTTCCCTCTCCCCTCtcaattcataaattaaattcctctttcaaaatcgagccctagctcGCATCTCAAAATTTATTTCCCAAATACTCAAAATGAACCTCCACCTTATAAATCCCGATGGAAGAGGGCGGCAGAGGGACAAGGAGAAGGGCGGCGGCGATTCCAGATGGAGGGCAGTGGGTATAGAGTATTCCAGACCAAGAGGGTTTGGGAGAGTATGATCGAAAATGGTTAGGGTTTGCTACTTTATAGTGTAATTAGGGTtatgattaattaaatttaatgaaaccctaattttacctaaaaatagaaatatgtatatattattgggacaacctaATAAGGAAATtaaagtgtgtcttcaataatgggacggagggagtatttaataataatacattcAAGACAAGTTTGGATAGCTAAATCTTAGCCTCATTAGTTTGATTGAACGATTGAATTGTTAGGGGTATATACATGTATTTATACCATATAGTGTTAATGCTTACTATGTAGTGTTCgagtattattgatataaataagcaattattgtaacaacttatattcaattatttagatattttattaatttaaatgagttCGAGTATTTAGCAGATATTACTACGTATTACACAGGTTTGAGATATAATTGagtagtaaaattatttttttaaacggGTTGAAACATGTACGAGTATTTAAATTCTAAACGATTCTTAATATTAATTGACATGTCTAtgtgaattttatttaatttttaacctTTTATCATgtgttatttattattaatgtcTATTTTGTAATGTTCGGATTGTTATGGAGACAAATAACtaattatgtactccctccgtctacgaaAGTATGAAACTTTTGTCATCTTGGGTGTCAACGAAAAGTATGgtattttccattttaagacATGACCCCACcactttttcttatcttttatcgTTACAAACACTActtattaacaaaaaaaaaaatcatccttAATTCTATTTCAACCacttatttcaaattttggtgagaccttttctccactacataaaaatcaccaccaattttcttaaaatctgtgcccaccaaaaatgtcatactttagatggacggagggagtatcaagttatatttataaatacaaATGTGTCGGGGTAATTAGCAAGTATCATTATTCGTGTTTAAAACTATAATAAGTAACACAATCACTTTTTAGTTGAGTTTGAGACGTGTACTGATACATTTATGAGTCCCATTTTGAGATAGTGATTTTGAACAGTAAAACACAACATTTGGCCACCCTTCTAAAGAATtcaaattttggtcattttttacgttttaagacTTTTTTCTCTTAATTAAAGTGGATCGGGTTAGAGTTTGTGCGCGTGTTACGAACACTTGGCACTATtggtgccaaaagtaccaaaaaagaaaagaaaaaagaactaattaaattggtacttttgacacaaATGACAgcattagtgccaaaagtaccaatagaaattaaaaagtaaattggtacttttgcCACAAATGGTAATATTAGGGCCAAAAGTATCATTAGATGATTAAACCTTAAATGAGaaatctaaactctaaatgaAGAATGTAAATCCTAAATGGGGAATTTAAACCCTGAATGAggaatctaaatcctaaatggagaATATAAATCCTACGGAGAAGTGTTCAAAATAGTCATATAACTGCATCCACCTATATAAGACAAGACAATGTAAAAGcacaagtatatgacactatttGCACTAATATGATCattagtaccattcgtgcatgaCACTATTAGCACTAAGTgtaccaatttacttgattttttttttctgttggtacttttgATACTAATAGTGTCAAGTGTACCTAACGCGCACGCAAACTCAAATTTGgcccgccctaattaagggcaaaacggtcctaaaacgtaaaaatgatcagattttgtgtttttcaaattagtggccaaaatttatatttccttcttcaaaatagcCACACGAATGTATTGTTTCTACATTTATCTTGGACGAGTTTGAATAGTTGAACCGTATTAACCTTATTTTTTGATTCATTGTTGTGTTATGTCACTACTAATAATTCCAAATGAGTGAACTCTgatcaaatataaaattatttttataaattttatttataaattataatataaagtgATTCTTTGTTCAAACTCAGCgcattagagcatccacaatggtggtgtcttagaggggtgtcttaggagtgggccccacctaagacacacccctctccaatgcattgtgtcttaggtgggtgcttaaatccccatttccacaaaattcatatttctacacttttatttttaaatttctaatttcattaaaaataaaattaaacattacaataatttaaagacataatttaaataccataaaaaaaataaaaattacactaATTTTCTAGGactcaatcggaccaaaacgagaccaaatgtatttttaattcaaatttcattaaaatttaaattaaacattgcaataaaaataaaaattacataatttaaataataaaaaaaatacataatttaaataattaagattttaaaagaaaaaaaaaaaaaaaaaaaaacaaaattcccCACCCACCTACTccccttttcttctttctttttctttccccACTGACTCCATTCCTTCCCCCCTATCTGCGTCTCTTTTCCAGCAAAAACACAGACTCCATTccttcccccttcccccccATCTGCGTCTCTTTTCCAGCAAAAACACAGACTCCATTccttcccccttccccccatCTGCGTCTCTTTTCCAGCAAAAACACAGACTCCATTCCTTCCCCCTTCCCCCTTGAACAAAATTAacgatttttgaattttttttttaaattgggcgcgtCCTTCGGACGCGCCATACACTCTCCCCTCTCACCCCGGGTTGAGGCTTCGACACAGCCTCGCATCTGCGCGCGTCTCCAGCGCGCGGCCGCCTCCTTCGCCCCGGATCGACACCGGCTTCGACGCTGgcgctgtggatgctcttacaAGCTAGcagttataattatattttggatATCATCACACCATCacaaaacaatatatttttgacaatatatttttttggctAATTAATTACAAATTTCATTTTGTCCTGGACCATGTTGTTTTGTCTCCTTGGTTATCATTCAGCACGCCACTGCTAAATTAAATTCGTATCATTCAACTTTTTTAATTACTCTAAAAAGTGTTTGAAAGAGACGGGAAAACTGTAGTAACATCATAATTTAATATGGGTGTTTCATTtgaatttaatgaaaataaattgtTGATTAATCCTTTATGCGTAATTTCTAGAATAAGCAGGAAGGCGTGTTTTAGAGATTGTCACCTGTGAATAGTGGAAGTCAAATTATTGAAATTTGATAGGGCTAATAGTTGTTAAATCCTATAACTATTTTCATTTTCGTGTTTTGCATCGATTTCAGAAATTCTGTCTCAATATATCACAACTAATCCTCCAGTCGCGATTTGTATCCGGCGAAATTTTCCGACAACATAACTTAATCTACGTGGCATTTTATTTGCTGACAATGGTGATTATCATCTACATTGGAATTAcctgttaatttttttttaaatgacgtgtagtgaaacgacgtcgttttcaaGTTCCGCCCACCTCTCGCTCAAGCTCCACTGGCCGGAAGGCCGCCGCCCTCGTTGCCCTCTCACAGACCCTCATCCGCGGACATATCCGTCTCACCATTCCCCAATCCAACCCCACTTCACTGTGCGCCGCCGCCACCTCTCTCTCAAGCTCCGCTGGCGAAGTCGCTGCTCGCCGGCCGGAACCCTAATTCAGCAGATCTCATCTATCTCTCTGTTCTCCTCCCTCCGATCTGGGTTGACGCCGTCCCACACAGCACCGTCTCCTTCCTCGGCGACAGCAGAGACACCGCTTCCTCCCTCTGCTTTCAAAACTCCCATCCGCGGACATATCCGCCTCACCATTCCCCAATCCAACCCCACTTCACTGTGCGCCACCGCCACCTCTCTCTCAAGCTCCGCTGGCGAAGTCGCTGCTCGCCGGACGAAACCCTAATTCAACAGATCTCATCTATCTCTCTGTTCTCCTCCCTCCGATCTGGGTTGACGCTGCCCTACGCAGCACTGTCTCCTTCCCCGCCCACGGTGGAGACGCCGCTTCTTCCCTCTTATCTATTTCTCTATTCCCCATTCCAACCCTAGAACCCTAATtcaacaaaacgacgtcgttttgtgactaataatttcaaagaaacgtaaggcaaaacgacgtcattttaccTATCGGAATTCTATGCCAGGTAGATTAGTCCGGCTGCCAAGTCATCTTCAATTTTGTAGGAATACTTCGCATGATGCAAATCGCGACTCCTaaattagttgtgaattgtgatataCTGAGGCAGAATTTCTGAGAACAATGGAAAACGCGAATACG
This window encodes:
- the LOC131022819 gene encoding cytochrome b561 and DOMON domain-containing protein At3g25290-like, with product MAPPLLTALLLLLLASLIPASQSQAATCLSQSFTSNKRYTFCNDLPSLNAYLHWDFNEAQSTLSVAFIAPPAQPDGWISWALNPTASGMAGSQALIAFKQPDGKMAVKTYNITSYQPLKESKVWFDVKESSAESSGGTIKLFATVVLPEKGRTVLNHVWQVGSSVTGGVPDKHAFQPANLNSKGSLDLLKGQSTASAGGNSNLKKRNIHGVLNVVSWGIMFPTGIIIARYLKVFPSADPAWFYLHVSCQVSAYAIGVAGWGTGLKLGSESKSITHSVHRNIGITLFVFATLQVFALLLRPKKDHKLRIYWNIYHHGIGYSVAVLGILNVFKGLDILQPDPKWRRAYIVVIAVLGGIALSLEAFTWVVVLKRKKASTKPYDGYNNGHTRQEPLAP